The following coding sequences lie in one Micrococcales bacterium genomic window:
- a CDS encoding NAD(P)H-dependent oxidoreductase yields MDTPELLIIVASTRPNRIGLKVANWFEDLARASKQFEVKVADLKAINLPPLSETELPGTGKYALDSTKAWAKQVGQASAFALVFPEYNHSFPGTLKLALDTLGPEWRGKPVGLVSYGGVSGGCRAAMALVPTLNFLGLDVLVPQVILPFAPANVQADGQFSPPEVSQQAAQVLLAALAA; encoded by the coding sequence GTGGACACTCCTGAACTTCTCATCATCGTGGCCTCGACCAGGCCAAACCGAATTGGCCTGAAGGTGGCCAACTGGTTCGAAGACCTGGCCCGGGCCAGCAAACAATTCGAGGTCAAAGTGGCCGACCTGAAGGCCATCAACCTCCCGCCCCTGTCGGAGACGGAACTGCCTGGAACCGGCAAATATGCCTTGGATTCGACCAAGGCCTGGGCCAAGCAGGTTGGCCAGGCCAGCGCTTTTGCCCTGGTGTTCCCAGAATACAACCATTCCTTCCCAGGCACACTGAAGCTAGCGCTGGACACTTTGGGTCCGGAATGGCGCGGCAAGCCGGTTGGCCTGGTCAGCTATGGCGGAGTTTCCGGTGGCTGCCGGGCGGCCATGGCCCTGGTGCCGACGTTGAACTTCCTGGGTCTTGATGTTTTGGTGCCGCAGGTCATCTTGCCGTTCGCCCCAGCCAACGTGCAGGCAGACGGCCAGTTCAGTCCGCCAGAGGTCAGCCAGCAGGCCGCCCAAGTACTGTTGGCCGCCTTGGCCGCCTAG
- the def gene encoding peptide deformylase, whose translation MAIRDIRVIGDPVLRTPCDPITKIDAKTQALVRDLVDTVDMEGRAGLAANQIGVSLRAFSWNIDDEVGYVLNPKIVELGDDTQDGDEGCLSVPDLWFPCKRAGYAMVSGNNLEGKEVVIEGTGLMARCLQHEVDHLDGHLFLDRLDRAVRRRAMAAVRDL comes from the coding sequence ATGGCTATCAGAGACATCCGCGTGATTGGCGATCCAGTGCTGCGAACGCCCTGCGACCCGATCACCAAGATTGATGCCAAAACTCAGGCTCTGGTGCGTGACCTGGTCGACACGGTCGACATGGAGGGCCGGGCCGGCTTGGCGGCCAATCAGATTGGCGTCTCGTTGAGGGCCTTTTCGTGGAACATTGATGACGAGGTCGGCTACGTCCTCAACCCGAAAATTGTCGAGTTGGGTGACGACACCCAAGACGGCGACGAAGGCTGCCTGTCGGTACCGGATTTGTGGTTCCCCTGCAAACGTGCTGGCTACGCCATGGTTTCTGGTAACAACCTGGAGGGCAAAGAGGTCGTCATCGAAGGCACTGGGTTGATGGCCCGCTGTCTCCAACACGAGGTTGACCACCTTGATGGCCACCTGTTTTTGGACCGGCTAGACCGGGCCGTGCGCCGCCGGGCAATGGCCGCCGTGCGGGACCTATGA
- a CDS encoding DUF3145 domain-containing protein yields MSGVITRGVLFVHSSPRAYCPHIESVATNVIGCDVSLDWTEQPAAPRMLRAEYSWMAAQGTGGKLASALFGWEHLRYEVTEEASRGSDGGRWSHTPELGIFHAPMDIHGNTMVPEDRIRRALDCGGDLAAMVRHLDVAVGQAWDDELEPFRYAGAGAPVRWLHQVG; encoded by the coding sequence ATGTCAGGAGTTATCACGCGCGGCGTGCTGTTTGTGCACTCCTCCCCGCGGGCCTATTGCCCGCATATTGAGTCCGTCGCGACCAACGTCATCGGCTGCGACGTGTCCCTGGACTGGACCGAACAGCCGGCCGCGCCACGCATGCTGCGAGCCGAATACTCATGGATGGCGGCCCAAGGTACTGGCGGCAAGCTGGCCAGCGCCTTGTTTGGTTGGGAGCATTTGCGCTACGAGGTGACTGAAGAAGCCTCGCGCGGATCCGATGGTGGTCGTTGGTCGCATACCCCGGAGCTGGGCATTTTCCACGCGCCAATGGACATCCACGGCAACACCATGGTGCCGGAGGACCGCATCCGCCGGGCCTTGGACTGCGGCGGCGATCTGGCCGCCATGGTGCGCCACCTCGATGTGGCCGTGGGTCAGGCCTGGGATGACGAACTCGAGCCGTTCCGTTACGCCGGTGCCGGTGCGCCGGTGCGCTGGTTGCACCAAGTCGGCTAG